In Achromobacter spanius, the following proteins share a genomic window:
- a CDS encoding glycosyltransferase, giving the protein MKILYTNFHQGDGGGHTTYVMSLARMLRQRAQITVAAPRGSRLLAEADALPGVHSIDLEFKGRPFQQLGALHRLRTLLRKERFDVIHVNGSADHRLCMLAAVGMGAKRPFIVYTQHNDRSAKSLGVRVRAKWGTNRVICVCGHTFRRMKESVYRDEDLRVVLNGVDTQKYQPATPEQAAQARAALLPEGLRRRFVIGSNAGTASYKNWLDMVTAVSLLPEHQRDQVVILIAGKEPDAEQRQRVADLAMTHQVVFTGLLDDVRPVLAAMDVGFVLSSRLETISFACREMMAAGKPVIVSKVGGLTENVTDGRNGWVVAPGAVSNVMTTVSAILNDRGILARMGEDARNTALREFSLAQFVGETEQVYLEGRTPVRRFGLTS; this is encoded by the coding sequence ATGAAAATTCTCTACACCAACTTCCACCAGGGCGATGGGGGCGGTCATACCACCTACGTCATGTCCTTGGCGCGCATGCTGCGCCAGCGTGCCCAGATCACGGTTGCCGCGCCGCGCGGCAGCCGTCTGCTGGCCGAAGCGGACGCCTTGCCCGGCGTGCATTCGATCGACCTGGAATTCAAGGGCCGGCCCTTCCAGCAATTGGGCGCCTTGCACCGCCTGCGCACGTTGTTGCGCAAGGAACGGTTCGACGTCATTCACGTGAACGGCTCGGCCGATCACCGTCTTTGCATGCTGGCCGCCGTGGGCATGGGCGCCAAGCGCCCGTTCATCGTTTACACGCAGCATAACGACCGCAGCGCCAAGAGCCTGGGCGTGCGCGTGCGGGCCAAGTGGGGCACCAACCGCGTCATCTGCGTCTGCGGCCACACGTTCCGGCGCATGAAGGAATCGGTGTACCGCGACGAAGACCTGCGGGTGGTGCTCAACGGCGTGGATACGCAGAAGTACCAGCCGGCGACCCCCGAACAAGCCGCGCAGGCACGCGCCGCGCTGTTGCCCGAGGGCTTGCGGCGCCGCTTCGTGATCGGCAGCAATGCGGGCACCGCGTCCTACAAGAATTGGCTGGACATGGTGACGGCTGTGTCGCTCCTGCCCGAGCATCAGCGCGACCAGGTCGTGATTCTGATTGCCGGCAAGGAACCCGATGCGGAACAGCGCCAGCGCGTGGCCGATCTGGCCATGACGCATCAAGTGGTGTTCACGGGGCTGCTCGACGACGTCCGCCCCGTCCTGGCCGCGATGGATGTGGGTTTTGTCTTGTCGTCCCGGCTGGAGACGATTTCATTCGCCTGCCGCGAAATGATGGCGGCCGGCAAGCCGGTCATCGTCAGCAAGGTGGGCGGGCTGACCGAGAACGTCACCGACGGCCGCAACGGCTGGGTGGTGGCCCCCGGAGCGGTAAGCAACGTCATGACGACCGTGTCCGCCATCCTGAACGACCGCGGCATCCTCGCGCGGATGGGCGAAGACGCCCGCAACACCGCGCTGCGGGAGTTTTCGCTGGCCCAGTTTGTGGGTGAGACCGAGCAGGTGTATCTGGAGGGCAGGACGCCGGTCCGGCGATTCGGCCTGACGTCCTGA
- a CDS encoding S-(hydroxymethyl)glutathione dehydrogenase/class III alcohol dehydrogenase, producing the protein MKSRAAVAFGPGKPLEIVEIDVAPPQRGEVLVQITHTGVCHTDAFTLSGDDPEGLFPAVLGHEGAGIVVEVGEGVTSLKPGDHVIPLYTAECRECKFCLSGKTNLCQKVRATQGKGVMPDGTSRFSYEGKPLYHYMGCSTFSEYSVVNEISLAKINPAAPHEKVCLLGCGVTTGLGAVHNTAKVKEGDTVAVFGLGGIGLAVIQGAVQAKAGRIIAVDTNPNKFVLASAMGATDCINPKDYDKPIQDVIVELTDGGVDFSFECIGNVHVMRAALECCHKGWGESIIIGVAGAGQEISTRPFQLVTGRVWRGSAFGGVKGRTQLPGMVEDAMSGKIDLDPFVTHTLPLERINEAFDLMHEGKSIRTVIHF; encoded by the coding sequence ATGAAATCACGCGCAGCAGTCGCATTCGGACCCGGCAAGCCGCTGGAAATAGTTGAAATCGACGTCGCGCCCCCGCAGCGCGGCGAAGTGCTGGTGCAGATCACCCACACCGGTGTCTGCCATACCGACGCCTTCACGCTCAGCGGCGACGACCCCGAAGGCCTGTTCCCCGCCGTGCTGGGCCACGAGGGCGCGGGCATCGTCGTGGAAGTGGGCGAAGGCGTCACGTCCCTGAAACCCGGCGACCACGTCATTCCGCTCTACACGGCCGAATGCCGCGAGTGCAAGTTCTGCCTGTCCGGCAAGACCAACCTGTGCCAGAAGGTGCGCGCCACCCAAGGCAAGGGCGTGATGCCCGACGGCACCTCGCGCTTCAGCTACGAAGGCAAGCCGCTCTACCACTACATGGGCTGCTCGACCTTCAGCGAATACTCGGTCGTCAACGAGATCTCGCTGGCCAAGATCAACCCCGCCGCCCCCCATGAAAAAGTCTGCCTGCTGGGTTGTGGCGTCACCACCGGCCTGGGCGCCGTGCACAACACCGCCAAGGTCAAGGAAGGCGACACCGTCGCCGTGTTCGGCCTGGGCGGCATCGGCCTGGCCGTGATCCAGGGCGCAGTGCAGGCCAAGGCCGGCCGCATCATCGCCGTGGACACCAACCCGAACAAGTTCGTGCTGGCCAGCGCCATGGGCGCCACCGACTGCATCAACCCCAAGGACTACGACAAGCCCATCCAGGACGTCATCGTCGAACTGACCGATGGCGGCGTGGACTTCTCGTTCGAGTGCATCGGCAACGTGCACGTGATGCGCGCGGCGCTGGAATGCTGCCACAAGGGTTGGGGCGAGAGCATCATCATCGGCGTGGCCGGCGCGGGCCAGGAAATCAGCACGCGCCCGTTCCAACTGGTCACCGGCCGGGTGTGGCGCGGCTCGGCGTTCGGCGGCGTGAAGGGCCGCACGCAACTGCCCGGCATGGTTGAAGACGCCATGAGCGGCAAGATCGACCTGGACCCGTTCGTGACGCACACGCTGCCCCTGGAACGCATCAACGAAGCCTTCGACCTGATGCATGAAGGCAAGTCGATCCGCACCGTGATTCACTTCTGA
- the hutC gene encoding histidine utilization repressor, with translation MASPPPRLPVQTNALPAPLYAQVKQMIAQQIRTGAWPAHYRVPSESELVDELGFSRMTINRALRELTAEGLLVRMQGVGTFVAQPKARSALFAVNNIADEIAARNHHHHSRVVRLVEEPAGPEQAQALELRPGQPVFHSVIVHFEDDVPIQLEDRYVNVRLAPDYLKQDFTQHTPYEYLTRVAPLSEGEHVVEAILAKPRECQLLQIERNEPCLLIRRRTWSGDRAVTLARLIHPGSRHRLEGKFTT, from the coding sequence GTGGCTTCTCCTCCCCCCCGATTGCCCGTCCAGACCAACGCCCTGCCCGCGCCCTTGTATGCGCAGGTCAAGCAGATGATCGCGCAGCAGATCCGCACCGGCGCCTGGCCCGCGCACTACCGCGTGCCCTCGGAAAGCGAACTGGTTGATGAGCTGGGGTTCAGCCGCATGACGATCAATCGCGCGCTGCGCGAGCTGACCGCCGAAGGCTTGCTGGTGCGGATGCAGGGCGTGGGTACGTTCGTGGCGCAGCCCAAGGCGCGGTCGGCGCTGTTCGCGGTGAACAACATCGCCGATGAAATCGCGGCGCGTAATCATCACCATCACAGCCGCGTGGTGCGCCTGGTTGAAGAACCGGCCGGCCCGGAGCAGGCTCAGGCGCTGGAGCTGCGCCCCGGCCAGCCGGTATTCCATTCCGTGATCGTGCATTTTGAAGACGACGTGCCGATCCAGTTGGAAGACCGTTACGTCAATGTGCGGCTGGCGCCCGACTACCTGAAGCAGGACTTCACGCAACACACGCCCTATGAATATTTGACGCGCGTGGCGCCGCTGAGCGAGGGCGAGCACGTGGTCGAGGCCATTCTGGCCAAGCCGCGCGAATGCCAGTTGTTGCAGATCGAGCGCAACGAACCGTGTTTGCTGATCCGCCGTCGCACCTGGTCCGGCGACCGCGCGGTCACGCTTGCCCGCCTGATCCACCCCGGGTCGCGGCATCGTCTGGAAGGCAAGTTCACGACATGA
- the hutH gene encoding histidine ammonia-lyase, which yields MELHLKPGHLTLADLRRVYQEPVRLTLDAGAADAIDASVATVERLIAEGRTVYGINTGFGLLASTKIAREDLEALQSSLVRSHAAGVGEPLDDAMVRLIMVLKINSLARGYSGIRRHVIDSLIAMVNAGVYPHIPLKGSVGASGDLAPLAHMSIVLLGESRARYQGEWLPAQEALARAGLVPLTLAAKEGLALLNGTQVSTAYALRGLFDAEDMMAAGLVCGSLSVEAMLGSRVPFDARIHAARGQPGQIAVAGVYRDLLGQDSEVGHSHADCEKVQDPYSLRCQPQVMGACLTQIRHAAHVLQIESNAVSDNPLVFVSQGDVISGGNFHAEPVAMVADNLALALAEIGALSERRIALMMDKHMSQLPPFLVAKGGVNSGFMIAQVTAAALASDNKALAHPASVDSMPTSANQEDHVSMAPNAGKRLWAMADNVRDILAIEWLGACQGLDFREGLKTSPQLEQARRVLREQVPHYEEDRFFAPDIAAASSLISAQVLNGLMPAGLLPSF from the coding sequence ATGGAATTGCACTTGAAACCCGGCCACCTCACCTTGGCCGATTTGCGGCGCGTCTATCAAGAGCCGGTCCGCTTGACGCTGGATGCGGGCGCGGCGGACGCCATCGACGCCAGCGTGGCGACCGTCGAGCGCCTGATCGCCGAGGGCCGCACGGTGTATGGCATCAACACGGGCTTTGGCTTGTTGGCATCCACCAAGATCGCGCGCGAAGACCTCGAAGCGCTGCAAAGTTCGCTGGTGCGCTCGCACGCGGCGGGCGTGGGCGAGCCCCTGGATGACGCCATGGTGCGGCTGATCATGGTCTTGAAGATCAACAGCCTGGCGCGTGGCTATTCCGGTATCCGCCGCCACGTTATCGACAGCCTGATCGCGATGGTGAACGCGGGCGTTTATCCGCATATACCGCTAAAAGGCTCGGTGGGCGCCTCGGGTGACCTGGCGCCGTTGGCGCATATGTCCATCGTGCTGCTGGGCGAAAGCCGCGCGCGCTATCAAGGCGAGTGGTTGCCCGCGCAGGAAGCGTTGGCGCGCGCCGGCCTGGTGCCGCTGACGCTGGCGGCCAAGGAAGGGCTGGCGCTGTTGAACGGCACGCAGGTGTCCACGGCCTACGCCCTGCGCGGCTTGTTCGACGCCGAAGACATGATGGCGGCCGGGCTGGTGTGCGGCAGCCTCAGCGTGGAAGCCATGCTGGGTTCGCGGGTGCCCTTCGATGCGCGCATTCACGCCGCGCGCGGCCAGCCGGGCCAGATCGCCGTGGCCGGCGTCTATCGCGACCTGCTGGGCCAGGACAGCGAAGTCGGCCATTCGCACGCCGATTGTGAAAAGGTGCAGGACCCCTATTCCCTGCGCTGCCAGCCCCAGGTCATGGGCGCCTGCCTGACGCAGATCCGCCACGCGGCGCATGTGCTGCAAATTGAATCCAACGCCGTGTCGGACAACCCGCTGGTGTTCGTGTCCCAGGGCGACGTGATCTCGGGCGGCAACTTCCATGCGGAACCCGTGGCCATGGTGGCGGACAACCTGGCCTTGGCCCTGGCCGAGATCGGCGCGCTGTCCGAACGGCGCATTGCGCTGATGATGGACAAGCACATGTCGCAGTTGCCGCCGTTCCTGGTCGCCAAGGGCGGCGTGAATTCGGGCTTCATGATTGCGCAGGTGACCGCCGCCGCGCTGGCCAGCGACAACAAGGCGCTGGCGCATCCGGCCAGCGTGGACAGCATGCCCACGTCGGCCAACCAGGAAGACCACGTATCGATGGCGCCCAACGCCGGCAAGCGGCTCTGGGCGATGGCCGACAACGTGCGCGACATCCTGGCCATCGAATGGCTGGGCGCGTGCCAGGGGCTGGACTTCCGCGAAGGCTTGAAGACGTCACCCCAGCTTGAACAGGCGCGCCGCGTGTTGCGCGAGCAAGTGCCGCACTACGAAGAAGACCGCTTCTTCGCGCCGGATATCGCCGCCGCCAGCAGCCTGATATCGGCGCAGGTCTTGAACGGGCTGATGCCCGCGGGGCTGTTGCCCAGTTTTTGA
- a CDS encoding metal/formaldehyde-sensitive transcriptional repressor — protein MPHSPEEKKRVVTRLRRIQGQALALERAVNEGTECGALLQQLAALRGAATGLMAEVLESHLRETFLQSAQGGPQHAGIDAEAEVDQLMRIVRSYLK, from the coding sequence GTGCCGCATTCGCCGGAAGAAAAAAAACGTGTCGTCACCCGCTTGCGCCGTATCCAGGGGCAGGCGTTAGCATTGGAACGCGCGGTCAACGAGGGCACGGAATGCGGGGCGCTGCTACAGCAACTGGCCGCCTTGCGCGGCGCCGCCACCGGCCTGATGGCCGAGGTGCTGGAAAGCCATCTCCGGGAAACCTTCCTGCAATCCGCCCAGGGCGGGCCGCAACACGCCGGGATCGACGCCGAAGCCGAAGTCGATCAGCTGATGCGCATCGTCCGTTCCTATTTGAAGTAA
- the hutU gene encoding urocanate hydratase: protein MDQSNRYRDVVIRAARGNKLTAKSWLTEAPLRMLMNNLDPDVAENPKELVVYGGIGRAARNWDCYDKIVESLTNLNDDETLLVQSGKPVGVFKTHANAPRVLIANSNLVPHWATWEHFNELDAKGLAMYGQMTAGSWIYIGSQGIVQGTYETFVEAGRQHYGGNLTGRWVLTAGLGGMGGAQPLAATLAGACSLNIECQQTSIDFRLRTRYVDEQATDLDDALARIAAYTKEGRAVSIALCGNAADILPELVRRGVKPDMVTDQTSAHDPLNGYLPAGWTWQEYRERAKREPAAVIKAAKQSMAVHVQAMLAFKRQGIPTFDYGNNIRQMAKEEGVADAFDFPGFVPAYIRPLFCRGVGPFRWAALSGDPQDIYKTDAKVKELIPNDEHLHRWLAMARERISFQGLPARICWVGLGERAKLGLAFNEMVRSGELSAPVVIGRDHLDSGSVASPNRETESMRDGSDAVSDWPLLNALLNTASGATWVSLHHGGGVGMGFSQHSGMVVVCDGTDEAAERIARVLTNDPATGVMRHADAGYDIAIDCAKEQGLNLPMVTGKR, encoded by the coding sequence TTGGACCAATCGAACCGATACCGCGATGTCGTGATCCGTGCCGCGCGCGGCAATAAGCTGACCGCCAAGAGCTGGCTGACCGAAGCGCCGTTGCGGATGTTGATGAACAACCTGGATCCGGACGTTGCCGAGAACCCCAAGGAACTGGTGGTGTACGGCGGCATCGGCCGTGCCGCGCGCAACTGGGATTGCTATGACAAGATCGTTGAATCGCTTACCAACCTGAACGACGACGAAACCTTGCTGGTGCAGTCGGGCAAGCCGGTAGGCGTGTTCAAGACCCATGCCAATGCGCCGCGCGTGCTGATCGCCAACTCCAACCTGGTGCCGCACTGGGCCACCTGGGAACACTTCAACGAACTGGACGCCAAGGGCTTGGCCATGTACGGCCAGATGACGGCGGGCAGCTGGATCTACATCGGCAGCCAGGGCATCGTGCAAGGCACCTACGAAACCTTTGTGGAAGCCGGCCGCCAGCACTACGGCGGCAACCTGACCGGCCGCTGGGTGCTGACGGCGGGCCTGGGCGGCATGGGCGGCGCGCAGCCGCTGGCCGCCACTTTGGCGGGTGCATGTTCCCTGAACATCGAATGCCAGCAGACCAGCATCGACTTCCGCCTGCGCACCCGCTATGTGGATGAACAGGCCACCGACCTGGACGACGCGCTGGCGCGCATTGCCGCGTACACCAAGGAAGGCCGCGCGGTGTCGATCGCGCTTTGCGGCAACGCCGCCGACATCCTGCCCGAACTGGTGCGTCGTGGCGTCAAGCCCGACATGGTCACGGACCAGACCAGCGCGCACGACCCGCTCAACGGCTATCTGCCCGCCGGCTGGACCTGGCAGGAATACCGCGAACGCGCCAAGCGCGAGCCCGCCGCCGTCATCAAGGCCGCCAAGCAGTCGATGGCCGTCCACGTGCAGGCCATGCTGGCGTTCAAGCGCCAGGGCATTCCCACCTTCGACTACGGCAACAACATCCGCCAGATGGCCAAGGAAGAAGGCGTGGCCGACGCCTTTGACTTCCCCGGCTTCGTGCCCGCCTACATCCGGCCGCTTTTCTGCCGGGGCGTGGGCCCGTTCCGCTGGGCCGCGCTGTCCGGCGACCCGCAAGACATCTACAAGACCGACGCCAAGGTCAAGGAACTGATTCCGAACGACGAGCACCTGCACCGTTGGCTGGCCATGGCGCGCGAGCGCATCAGCTTCCAGGGCCTGCCGGCGCGCATCTGCTGGGTGGGCCTGGGCGAACGCGCGAAGCTGGGCCTGGCCTTCAATGAAATGGTCCGTTCGGGCGAACTGTCCGCGCCCGTCGTCATCGGCCGTGACCATCTGGATTCCGGGTCGGTCGCCAGCCCCAACCGCGAAACCGAATCCATGCGCGACGGCTCGGACGCCGTGTCCGACTGGCCCTTGTTGAACGCCTTGTTGAACACCGCCAGCGGCGCCACCTGGGTGTCGCTGCACCATGGCGGCGGCGTGGGCATGGGGTTCTCGCAGCACTCCGGCATGGTCGTGGTGTGCGACGGCACCGACGAGGCCGCCGAGCGCATCGCCCGCGTACTGACCAACGACCCGGCAACGGGCGTGATGCGGCATGCGGACGCGGGGTACGACATCGCCATCGACTGCGCAAAAGAGCAGGGGCTGAACCTGCCCATGGTCACGGGTAAGCGCTAA
- a CDS encoding purine-cytosine permease family protein: MVQASEAGSTPLIERRSIDYIPASERHGKLYSQFTLWMGANLQITAIVTGALAVVLGGDVFWSLIGLFIGQVLGGVVMALHAAQGPKLGLPQMISSRVQFGVYGAAIPIVLVCLMYLGFTATGTVLSGQALGQLFGVSDTIGILIFASVIVVATLFGYRVIHIIGRIATVFGLIAFVYLFSRVIAVGDVGQLLQIRHFAWGPFLLAVSLAASWQIAYGPYVADYSRYLPSSTSSVKTFLAVGLGSVLGAQIAMVLGVLAAAMSAGQFAGREVAYIVGLGGTGTMAALLYFSIAFGKVTISTLNSYGSFMGIATIVSGFRGHVDITRRQRAVAVLLIVGAATAVALVGQHSFLNAFKSFILFLLAFFVPWSAVNLVDYYFVNRERYDVAALSDPNGRYGRWNLPGILVYAFGVLVQMPFISTKLYTGPMVERLGGVDISWIIGLIVPSILYYLFAHRDTRLAAHAPA; this comes from the coding sequence ATGGTGCAGGCAAGCGAGGCAGGTTCCACGCCGCTTATCGAGCGGCGTTCCATCGACTACATTCCGGCGTCCGAGCGGCACGGCAAGCTCTACAGCCAGTTCACGCTGTGGATGGGCGCCAACCTTCAGATCACCGCCATTGTCACGGGCGCGCTGGCGGTGGTGCTGGGCGGCGACGTGTTCTGGTCCTTGATCGGGCTGTTCATCGGACAGGTGCTGGGCGGTGTGGTGATGGCGCTGCATGCGGCGCAGGGGCCGAAGCTGGGCTTGCCGCAGATGATCTCCAGCCGCGTGCAGTTCGGCGTGTATGGCGCGGCGATACCCATCGTGCTGGTGTGCCTGATGTACCTGGGCTTCACGGCCACGGGCACGGTGTTGTCGGGCCAGGCGCTGGGGCAGTTGTTCGGCGTGAGCGACACCATCGGCATCCTGATATTCGCGTCCGTCATCGTGGTGGCCACGCTGTTTGGCTATCGGGTCATCCATATCATCGGGCGCATCGCCACCGTGTTCGGTTTGATCGCGTTCGTGTACCTGTTCAGCCGCGTCATCGCCGTGGGCGATGTAGGCCAGTTGCTGCAGATCCGGCATTTTGCGTGGGGGCCGTTCCTGCTTGCCGTGTCGCTGGCCGCGTCCTGGCAGATTGCCTATGGGCCTTATGTGGCCGACTACTCGCGCTACCTGCCCAGTTCGACGTCGTCGGTGAAGACGTTCCTGGCGGTAGGGCTGGGTTCGGTGCTGGGTGCGCAGATTGCCATGGTGCTGGGCGTGCTGGCCGCGGCAATGTCGGCCGGGCAGTTCGCGGGGCGGGAAGTCGCCTACATCGTGGGCCTGGGCGGCACGGGCACGATGGCGGCGCTGCTGTACTTCAGCATTGCATTCGGCAAGGTCACGATATCGACATTGAACTCCTACGGCAGCTTCATGGGCATCGCGACGATCGTCAGCGGGTTTCGCGGGCATGTCGACATTACGCGGCGCCAGCGCGCGGTGGCCGTGTTGCTGATCGTGGGCGCCGCCACGGCGGTGGCCTTGGTGGGCCAGCATTCCTTCCTGAACGCATTCAAGTCCTTCATCCTGTTCCTCCTGGCCTTCTTCGTGCCCTGGAGCGCGGTGAACCTGGTGGACTACTACTTTGTGAATCGTGAACGCTATGACGTGGCGGCGCTGTCCGACCCCAACGGCCGCTATGGCCGCTGGAACCTGCCCGGCATCCTGGTCTACGCCTTCGGCGTTTTGGTGCAGATGCCGTTCATTTCGACCAAGCTTTATACGGGCCCGATGGTCGAACGCCTGGGTGGCGTGGACATCTCGTGGATCATCGGCCTGATCGTTCCCAGCATTCTTTATTACCTATTTGCCCACCGCGATACGCGGCTTGCGGCGCACGCGCCGGCATGA
- a CDS encoding HutD/Ves family protein — MTARNIRLYQAADYPRMPWKNGGGTTQEVARHPGDSSAAFEWRLSIADVAQDGGFSAFNGYQRVITVLEGQGIQLTVDGREQTPLTSRQAYAFPGDARVDCRLLDGAIRDFNLIYAPQRYQARLQWASGPLVFHSAAPAVLVLNAGSELVVRVDGEKHALPSRYDCLHSDGPVELVEYRLEGEVDACVIELTPVGWV; from the coding sequence ATGACAGCGCGCAACATCCGTTTGTATCAAGCCGCCGATTATCCGCGCATGCCGTGGAAGAACGGCGGAGGCACCACGCAAGAGGTCGCCCGCCATCCTGGAGACAGCAGCGCTGCGTTTGAGTGGCGCTTGTCGATTGCCGATGTGGCGCAGGATGGGGGGTTTTCGGCGTTCAATGGCTATCAGCGGGTTATCACCGTGCTTGAAGGCCAGGGAATTCAGTTGACGGTTGATGGCCGAGAGCAAACGCCGTTGACGTCACGCCAGGCCTACGCATTCCCGGGGGATGCGCGGGTGGATTGCCGATTGCTGGATGGGGCGATCCGGGATTTCAACTTGATCTATGCACCCCAGCGCTATCAGGCGCGCCTGCAATGGGCGTCGGGGCCGTTGGTGTTCCATAGCGCCGCGCCCGCCGTGCTGGTGCTGAACGCGGGCAGTGAGTTGGTGGTGCGGGTGGATGGTGAGAAACACGCGCTGCCGTCACGATATGACTGCCTGCACAGTGATGGGCCGGTGGAGTTGGTGGAATACCGCCTGGAAGGCGAAGTCGATGCGTGCGTGATCGAGCTAACGCCCGTAGGATGGGTGTAG
- a CDS encoding IS3 family transposase (programmed frameshift) — protein sequence MAKYDERFKVKVVKDYLSGSLGFKAVAAVHGLRHATVERWVNGYREHGVSGLRRKGASYDQAFKLKVLKRMWQKHWSQAKTAVVFDIRSAAHIGKWARQYDAGGIDALRSRRKGPRMTMSNKPPKPTSSVAELDDKQIIARQNKELILLRAEVAYLKKPRCLDPGKACGCAEKAQVVTGLRQQHPLSALLQVAGLASSTYYYQVKMAQVADRHATLKASIGKTYVYHQGRYGYRRITAALCQAGQHVNHKTVQKLMQVLGLRSVVRPKKYRSYRGQEGRVAPNLLARQFDADRPNQKWVTDVTEFNVRGQKLYLSPVMDLYNGEIVAYQTSLRPMFQLVGAMLKKALMRLKPADHPMLHSDQGWHYQQPQYRHMLATRSITQSMSRKGNCLDNAAMESFFGTLKAEFFYPNRFETIEQLQAGIRLYIRYYNYERIKLKLKGLSPVQYRTQAFGP from the exons ATGGCGAAGTACGACGAGCGTTTTAAGGTCAAGGTGGTCAAGGACTACCTGTCAGGCTCACTGGGTTTCAAAGCTGTGGCAGCGGTTCACGGCCTTAGGCACGCAACCGTTGAGCGGTGGGTGAACGGCTATCGCGAGCACGGTGTCTCGGGCTTGCGCCGCAAGGGCGCAAGCTATGACCAGGCCTTCAAGCTGAAGGTGCTCAAGCGGATGTGGCAGAAGCACTGGTCACAGGCCAAGACAGCGGTGGTGTTCGACATTCGCAGCGCGGCGCACATCGGTAAGTGGGCACGCCAGTATGATGCAGGGGGTATCGACGCACTGCGTTCCCGTCGAAAGGGGCCCCGCATGACCATGAGCAACAAGCCACCCAAGCCTACCTCCTCGGTCGCTGAACTGGACGACAAGCAGATCATTGCTCGGCAGAACAAGGAGTTGATCCTGCTGCGCGCCGAGGTCGCGTACTTAAAAAAAC CTCGATGCCTTGATCCAGGAAAAGCGTGCGGCTGCGCAGAAAAAGCGCAAGTCGTGACTGGATTAAGGCAACAACATCCGCTGTCAGCCTTGCTCCAAGTGGCAGGTCTGGCATCGAGCACTTACTACTACCAAGTGAAGATGGCCCAGGTCGCTGATCGGCATGCCACCCTCAAGGCCAGCATCGGCAAGACCTACGTGTACCACCAGGGACGCTATGGCTACCGGCGCATCACGGCCGCGCTGTGCCAAGCCGGGCAGCATGTGAACCACAAGACGGTACAAAAACTGATGCAAGTGCTAGGACTGAGGTCCGTGGTACGACCGAAGAAATATCGCTCCTATCGGGGCCAGGAGGGCCGTGTGGCGCCTAATCTGTTAGCGCGCCAGTTCGATGCCGACAGGCCGAACCAGAAATGGGTCACCGATGTGACGGAATTCAATGTGCGTGGCCAGAAGCTGTACCTGTCGCCCGTCATGGACCTCTACAACGGCGAAATCGTGGCTTACCAGACCAGTCTGCGGCCCATGTTCCAGCTAGTTGGCGCTATGCTGAAAAAGGCGCTCATGCGGCTCAAACCCGCCGACCACCCGATGCTGCACTCTGACCAGGGGTGGCACTACCAGCAGCCTCAATACCGGCACATGCTGGCCACTCGATCAATAACACAGAGCATGTCACGCAAGGGAAACTGCCTGGACAATGCCGCCATGGAAAGCTTCTTCGGCACATTAAAGGCCGAGTTCTTCTACCCGAACCGCTTCGAGACCATCGAACAGTTGCAGGCCGGCATACGTCTGTACATCCGTTACTACAATTACGAACGCATCAAGCTCAAGCTAAAAGGCCTGAGTCCGGTTCAGTACCGAACTCAGGCCTTCGGCCCTTAG